The genomic segment GGGGCCGGCGCCCAGAACGACGGCGGCTGGGGCGACCCGGACTCGGACTACGGCCTCGACGGCGTCACGGTCACCGGCACGACGACCTCGTCCCCCGGCAACTGCGTCATCAACTGCGACAACGACAACGAGACGTACGCCTTCCACACCGGCGGGGCGAACCACGTGTTCACCGACGGCAGCGTGCGGTTCGTGAAGGCGTCGATCAGCCCGCAGACCTACGCCGCCCTCATCACCGCCCAGGGCGGCTCGCTGACGGCGGCCGAAATCAGCCCGGGTACCGACTGATCCGCGGTCGTGTTGATCGGCGCTGGTGCCGGTACCGCCCGCCCTGTGGTAGCCGGTCCCTCCGCGGGCCGTGTCGGCCGGCCGCCGAACGCACCCGCACGATTCCGTATGACCACACCCCCGTCCGGTGCGATTCATGATTGCTCGGTGCCTGTGCCTCGTTGCCGGTTTCGCCGCCCTCGCGCTCTCGGGGTGTGAGGCCGGCGGCAAGCCCGCCGCCGTTGCGGCCGGCGGGACGGTGACGTTCAACAAGACCACCCCGCCGGTCGGGGCGCTGGTGGTGTTCCACCCGACCGATGCGACCGCCGAAAAGCGGATCGGCGGGAAGCCGTTCGGGAAGGTCAAAGACGACGGCACGTTCGTGCTGACCACCTACGCCGAGGGGGACGGCGCGCCGCCGGGGGAGTACGGCGTCACCATCGACTGGCGCCCGTCCACCAGGGGCACCAAGGACGCCAAATTCTCGATCGGCGACGCGGGCGCCTCGGCCGGGCCGTCGAAGCTGAACGCGAAGTACGGCAACCCGCAGCAGCCGGTGCTGAAAGCGACCGTGACCGCCAGCGGCCCGAACCAGTTCGCGTTCGACGTCGATTAGCCCCGATCGCAACCGATCGGCGTTGCACCTCGGGCCGCTCAACGTAAGATGGAACGATCGCGTGCGCACGCGACCCGTTCCCCCGACACACCCGCTCTGCGGGAAAAGGCTCCTTTGATGGGCAAAACCCTCGACCGCCGCGGCCCCGACACCTCCGACATCAACCCCGCCTGGAAGCTCCACGACGCGTTCGAGACCTACGGCGTCAAGAACTGGGGCAAGGGCTACTTCGGGATCAACAAGGGCGGGCACGTCACCGTCCACCCGGACAAGGACCCCGACCGGGCGATCGACCTCAAGGACCTCGTCGATCAGATCCGCACCCGCGGCATCCAGCCGCCCCTCCTCCTCCGCTTCACCGACATCCTCCAGCACCGCATCGCCGAGATCGCCGGCGCGTTCGAGAAGTCCCGCTCCGAGTACGGCTACACCGGCGACTACCACTGCGTGTACCCGATCAAGGTGAACCAGCAGCGGCACGTGGTCGAAGAGGTGCTGAACTTCGGCAAGGGCTACAACTTCGGGCTGGAGGCCGGCTCGAAGCCCGAGCTGCTCGCGGTCCTGGCCCTCACCAACGGCGTGGACACGCCCATCATCTGCAACGGGTTCAAGGACGACGAGTTCATCAAGATGGTGGTGCTCTCCCGCAAGATCGGGAAGAACATCATCCCGGTGGTGGAGAAGTTCACCGAGCTGGAACTGCTCGTGAAGTACATGGAGGAGCTGGGCGTCCGCCAGCCGATCGGCGTGCGCGTGAAGCTCGCCTCGCGCGGCTCGGGGCGGTGGCGCGGCTCGGCCGGGTACCGGTCCAAGTTCGGCCTGACGCTGACCGAGGTGCTAGAGGCCTACGAGTACCTCAAGTCGAAGGAACTGGGCGACTGCCTGCAGATGACCCACTTCCACATGGGGTCGCAGGTGTCGGACATCCGCAAGGTGAAGGACGCGCTCTCGGAAGCGGCCCGCGTGTACGTGGAGCTATACCGGCTCGGCGCGGGGCTGAAGTACATCGACGTCGGGGGCGGCCTGGGCATCGACTACGACGGCTCGCAGACGGCGTTCGAGAGCAGCACGAACTACACGCTGCAGGAGTACGCCAACGACGTGGTGTACCGCATCAAGTCGGTGTGCGACGAGGCCGGCGTGCCGCACCCGGCGATCATCTCCGAGAGCGGGCGGGCGGTGGTCGCGTACCACTCCGTGCTCATCTTCGACGTGCTGGGGACGTCCGACTTCGACAAGTGTACCGCGCCGGACGCGCTGCCGGAGGACGCCCCGGAGCCGATCCGCGACCTGTACTCCAACTTCCGCGAGCTGAACAAGAAGAACTTCATCGAGTACTACCACGACGCCGTAGACCAGATGGAGAAGACGCTCAGCCTCTTCAACCTGGGCCACCTGACGATCGAGCTGCGCGCGCTGGCGGAGCGGCTGTTCTGGGCGTTCGGCCGCAAGTTGCAGCGGATCGTCCGCGACCTCGACTACGTGCCGGAGGAGCTGAACGGCCTCGACACCATGCTCTCGGACACCTACTTCTGCAACTTCTCGGTGTTCCAGAGCATGCCCGACTCGTGGGCGATCAAGCAACTGTTCCCGGTGATGCCGATCCACCGGCTGACGGAGGCGCCGACCCGCCGCGCCGTGCTGGGCGACATCACGTGCGACTCGGACGGCAAGATCGACCAGTTCATCGACCTGCGGGACGTGCGGAGCACGCTGGAGCTGCACCCGCACAACGCGAACGAGCCGTACTACCTGGGCGCGTTCCTTTTGGGCGCGTACCAGGAGATCCTGGGCGACCTCCACAACCTGTTCGGCGACACGAACGCGGTCCACGTGTCGCTGGCGGACGACGGCACCCCCTCGATCGACGCGGTGGTCAAGGGCGACACCGTGACCGAGGTGCTGAACTACGTGCAGTACAGTGCGGAGAAGCTCACGGACCGGATGCGCAAGGACGTGGAGAAGGCGGTGAAGCACTCGCGCATCACCGCGGCCGAGGCCCGGCAGTTCCTCCGGTTCTACGAGAACGGCCTGGAGGGTTACACGTACCTGGAAGAACCGAGCGCGTAATTTAGAGGTACTTCAGAATGCATCAGGCGTACAGCTCGATCCTGTTTCTGCTCGGGGTTATGGCTCTGTCCGGGTGCGGAAAGAAATCGACCGAGACGGTCGGCCCTCCGAATTCGGGTGAAAATGCGCCCGGCCCTTCTGGCAGTAGCCCAAAGGAGTCACCTGCCGGGCGGTCGGCGTTCCTCGATAAGACCAAGCAAGTGCCGCCCCGACTGGAATGGAACACGGACATCACTTCTAATAAGGGTGGTGAGGTGACGTTCCGCGTCAGTTGTGCGGCCCCAGTCGGGATCACTGTCGTCACCGATAAAGGGTATAAGGCGGTAACGGGCAAGGGGAAAATCAACAAATCCGACGTGCTTTTAACCGTGGATGCCAAGCCGCCGAGTTACGAGGGCCGGGTCGTCGTACCCGCCGGAACGTCGTGGTTCATCATCGAAAACCAATCTGGTGCCGCGGCATCGATCCGACTGGAATGTTTTGCGAAATAGGAGCGACCGCGCCTGGAGGCGCACGCGTGTCTCCCTTCCACCTCCGATTCACGCTCACGCGCCGGCAGCGGCTCGACGTCGAACTCGTGCCGTGGGCGCCGGCGATCGCCGCGGCGCTCGGCTTCTCGGTCGGGATCGCGTTCCTGACCGTCAACGTGTCCGTGTGGTTCCTCCCGTTCCTGCTCCTCCCGCCGGTCGTGTACCGGAGCCTGATCGCGTTCCTGTTCGACATCGTCGTCCGCGGCAGACGAACGGTGGAGCTCGTCGCGGACGACGTGGGCCTGACGGTGCGATCCGAGGGGACCGCGAAGTGGTTGCCGCTCGACGGCGTTTTCCAGGTGTTCCGCTCGGGTGATGCCTGGACCGTCCTCCACCTCGACGGGTCCGTGATCACCGTTCCCACCGGCGCGATCACCGCCGAACAAATCGAGTACCTGAAGACCTTCGTCCGCCGCGCCGCGGCGGCACGGTCGGCGGGGATATGAACGGATAAGACGAGAGTTGTTACAGGGCAGAGGGTAGTGGGACATCGGGTCGTTTGCGGCTGCTCCACGCGGCTTCCATTCCGGCCGACCACCCAACACGCGCACAACCCGTCCTCTTTCGGTACACTGTTCGCAACCCGCCTTCCGCTCCCGCCTGGAACCCCGATGGAACTCACCGATCTCGCGTGGCCGGCGGTCGCCGCGCTGCCGAAGACGACGCCCGTCGTCTTCCCCATTGCCGCGCTCGAACAGCACGGCCGGCACATGCCCGTGTTCACCGACTCGCTCCTGCTCGGCGAGGTGATCCGCCGCGTGAAGCTCGCTCCCGTTGCCGAGAAGTGTCTGTTCGCGCCGCTCCAGTGGCTCGGCAACTCGCACCACCACCTGGATTTTCCCGGCACGCTCTCCGCGTCGCCCCGCGTGTACCTCGATCTGCTCAAGGACCTCGCGGCGTGCTTCCTGGCGCACGGTTTCACGCGGATCGTCTTCGTCAACGGCCACGGCGGGAACATCACCCCGTACCAGCAGGCGCTTTTCGAGCTGAAGCAGGAGCGCCGCGACCGCCGCGACCTCCTCCTGCTCGCGCTGACCTACTGGGACGCGGCCGGGAACCCAGCAGAGGCACTCGGTCCTCGCGACCCGGCGCCCGCAGAGCCGGGCTTCACGGCCGCTCCAATTCCCGGCCTCGTGCAACGGCGGATGGGGCACGCGTGCGAGTGGGAAACGTCGATGGTGTTGCGGCTGAACCCGAAGCTCGTCGTGGGCGAACTGGCAGCCGTGCCGGAGGTGCCGCACGGTCGCGAGTTCACCCCCGGCTACCGCGCGTGGGTGATGCCCGACCGCAGCGAGCCGGGGCACGTCGGCACGCCGGCGGCCGCGACCCCCGAAAAGGGCGAAGCCCTTTTCGCGCACTTCGCCACCGGCGTGGCCGCGTACCTAGAACGCGTGGTCGCGTGGGACGGAAGCTGGGATAGCTAAAAGCGACGAGACGCATCAAGAACGTAGCCCGCCACAATCTCAAACGCAGTTCGGTGGATCACCGTGCCTACCCGTCACTCAGCACCCATCGCTCATGACGCTCCGCCCCCCTGGCGCTGGTGGGTGTGCGGGGCGATGATGCTCGCCACGCTGCTGAACTACATGGACCGGCAGGTGCTGCCGCAGATCGCGACCGAACTGAAGGACGACTACGGTCTCAACGATGCCCGGTACGGTCAGGTCGCGGGGAACTTCGCGCTCGCGTTCGCGGCCGGGTCGATTTTCTTCGGCTTCATCGCCGACCGTATCGGCCCGCGCTTGCTGTACCCCGTCGTACTGATCGGCTGGTCGGCCGCCGGGCTGGCGACGCCGCTGATGCGCGACCCCACGTTTGCCGCGCAGTTCGAAACGCCGGACGAACCGGGTAGCGGGCCGTACCAGTGGCTGCTCCTCTGCCGCACCCTCCTCGGGTTCTTCGAGGCCGGGCACTGGCCCTGCGCGCTGCTGACCGCGCGGCAGATCCTCACGGCGACGGACCGGCCCCTGGGAAACGGCTTGCTCCAGAGCGGGGCGGCGGCGGGCGCGATCCTGGTTCCGCTCTACGTGCTGGCCGTGCGGACCCTCGGGGGCGGGTGGGAGATCGCGTTCTGGACGATCGGTGCTGCGGGCCTGCTCTGGGTGCCGGTCTGGCTCGCGCTGGTCCGCCGCGGCGATCTGGACCACGTGCCGCCGGTCGATGTGCCGGCCGGGGCCGGGGGCCGACCGACGCCACAACCGCCGTTCACGTGGGACCCGTTCGTTCGCGCGTACGTCACCCTGTTCGCGATCAATCTCGGCATCAATGTGAGCTGGCAGTTCATCCGCGAGTGGCTGCCGAAATACCTGAAGGAATCGCAAAGGTTCTCTGCGAACGCGACCGACGTGATCGTGCCGTTCTACTACATCTCGGGGGAACTGGGCTGCTTTGCGGCGGGCGTGCTCGTGCGGTGGCTGGTGGCGCGCGGGCGCGCGGTGCATTCCGCGCGCGTGAGCGGGTACGCGC from the Frigoriglobus tundricola genome contains:
- a CDS encoding MFS transporter; translated protein: MPTRHSAPIAHDAPPPWRWWVCGAMMLATLLNYMDRQVLPQIATELKDDYGLNDARYGQVAGNFALAFAAGSIFFGFIADRIGPRLLYPVVLIGWSAAGLATPLMRDPTFAAQFETPDEPGSGPYQWLLLCRTLLGFFEAGHWPCALLTARQILTATDRPLGNGLLQSGAAAGAILVPLYVLAVRTLGGGWEIAFWTIGAAGLLWVPVWLALVRRGDLDHVPPVDVPAGAGGRPTPQPPFTWDPFVRAYVTLFAINLGINVSWQFIREWLPKYLKESQRFSANATDVIVPFYYISGELGCFAAGVLVRWLVARGRAVHSARVSGYALFAAVTAAAALAPFVGGGWPGVALLVLAGAGILGLHPLYYALSQELPAKHMALLSGVLTAAGWSVVSEVQKGMGRHIRATGSYEIGFVIAGLAPIAGLVALLVLWKPAASSQRA
- a CDS encoding creatininase family protein, with amino-acid sequence MELTDLAWPAVAALPKTTPVVFPIAALEQHGRHMPVFTDSLLLGEVIRRVKLAPVAEKCLFAPLQWLGNSHHHLDFPGTLSASPRVYLDLLKDLAACFLAHGFTRIVFVNGHGGNITPYQQALFELKQERRDRRDLLLLALTYWDAAGNPAEALGPRDPAPAEPGFTAAPIPGLVQRRMGHACEWETSMVLRLNPKLVVGELAAVPEVPHGREFTPGYRAWVMPDRSEPGHVGTPAAATPEKGEALFAHFATGVAAYLERVVAWDGSWDS
- the speA gene encoding biosynthetic arginine decarboxylase; the protein is MGKTLDRRGPDTSDINPAWKLHDAFETYGVKNWGKGYFGINKGGHVTVHPDKDPDRAIDLKDLVDQIRTRGIQPPLLLRFTDILQHRIAEIAGAFEKSRSEYGYTGDYHCVYPIKVNQQRHVVEEVLNFGKGYNFGLEAGSKPELLAVLALTNGVDTPIICNGFKDDEFIKMVVLSRKIGKNIIPVVEKFTELELLVKYMEELGVRQPIGVRVKLASRGSGRWRGSAGYRSKFGLTLTEVLEAYEYLKSKELGDCLQMTHFHMGSQVSDIRKVKDALSEAARVYVELYRLGAGLKYIDVGGGLGIDYDGSQTAFESSTNYTLQEYANDVVYRIKSVCDEAGVPHPAIISESGRAVVAYHSVLIFDVLGTSDFDKCTAPDALPEDAPEPIRDLYSNFRELNKKNFIEYYHDAVDQMEKTLSLFNLGHLTIELRALAERLFWAFGRKLQRIVRDLDYVPEELNGLDTMLSDTYFCNFSVFQSMPDSWAIKQLFPVMPIHRLTEAPTRRAVLGDITCDSDGKIDQFIDLRDVRSTLELHPHNANEPYYLGAFLLGAYQEILGDLHNLFGDTNAVHVSLADDGTPSIDAVVKGDTVTEVLNYVQYSAEKLTDRMRKDVEKAVKHSRITAAEARQFLRFYENGLEGYTYLEEPSA